Genomic segment of Harmonia axyridis chromosome 6, icHarAxyr1.1, whole genome shotgun sequence:
aatttgtctagtggtatgtttcgatgtgagtttgaatgacccgaagaagaagtattgttcgatagcagcagtctttagtgggaaatgattgttgtcattataatggaactattttgtgaaaacttttttaaacacgggctttatgaataatctggacttttcaaaaagaatgttgattttagtgaagtatcttcttattatcagagctgtgccaaagctcagtaatttgtaatcaaatcgaggagttgaggtgagcttattcaaataacttcattttcaaactaagttggctagtacttcaattctaaaatctgagacatgacatcatagtaaatattcatttctgtggtttttttttccacaacagaacagagttgcattcagccaaagtacccaattttttgaatttcacagataattttttttttaagatcaagttattcgaaaacggcgctttgtacgagaaaatatgaagaatacttttatttttcaaattagccaaatattcttcaatgaacgttcaaattactcttaagagttggtttcttcgaatttctggtatttttatgggatgtaatgttcataataaagaaacagaagaatgtgtatggaatcttgtgttcggggAATAATAGCTTTTTCTGCTTCAGAAGTCGACGGAAAAAGGCGTCTGCTCGAAGGATAGGACTTCATAATCGGGGTGCTTTCGCAAAGCGCCAGACCTTGGAGGCTGGTGGTAGGTCGGCTTGGAAGAATTTGCCACGGAGAACTCAAAGGATGGAGCTGGTTGCTTAGCAAGAAGAACCTGCTGAAGGCCTCTCAACATCTTAAGGAATTGTGTACACAGTGTGCCTTTATGTATCCGTCTTCGGTGCCCTGCATCCTTAGCGCTTGCCTGGTCAGTCTGGAGCCAGATACCACCTTGAGGTGAGTTTGTCATAGAGAacattagaaattttaaaatttggtttaggtaattctaaaaatattttttgtgaggtaatataaataacttaatatctcccattttttatggatgaatgagatgtcactttgacatgttatacatatatgttgaactcatggaagaatgtcaatgccttctgcacatgtattataaaaaatatttgcattaaaaataaacttaaatCCATGCGCATTTCTAAGACATACTGTGAAGCTCtgatatatacataaaaaaagaCATTTAATCAGAAATTGGTTACCACAAATATCCGCTTTATCTTGgtgaacaaattttttattatccccgTATCACATTAGGCCTTCTTTGTGTCCATTTCTGAATGAGCATGCCTATTCTTGACTATTGGATCAAGCGAAATCAATTCTAATTCAAATGCCATATATGGCtgagattatttttgaaatatattattattgttttattcagaacattcatctacatttttaatcaaatgacGCTTCATTAGTTAGCTTTAGGGGGATtgggatgaagaaaaatttttaaataatttaaatatattacattttatttacACAATATTTATTCCATGTCAATGATTATATCAAAGATCCTTACAAAattatacaattaaaaaaaagaaaaccttccggatGGAATCGATGAATCATGATTCATCGATTCGATTTCATGTCAAATATCCGGAAGGTTTTCTCTATTATCAGTGATGTCCTACATAAGGGGCAGGACTCATTTGAATGCGCAACCCATTCCTGCAAGCACTCCTTATGATAACAGTGTACGCATCCCGTGAGGTATATGTCTCCTGATATGTCGCTGAGACAAACGCTACATTCTCCATCTAGTACgcccctagaaaaaaaaaaatatacgtattaatttgttgtttgataggtacaatatgattattattcatttcatacacatttcTAACacatatagaataaaaattacacAGGTACAGTGCAATtatgatatttcaagaattgttaaaaaaatttgatgtaaaTCCTTACCTTTTCATAGATTCTATCACTGTTCTATTAAGTTCCTCCTctgttaaattataattaacagGGATGAAACAAATTGCGTCGAATAAATTTTCAGACAttgtgaatttaaattaaacactGTTCTACTAACTTCTACTAAGTTTAGCAAGACACTGAATGAAAACATAGGGAGAACAGAACCATGAAGCTAAAGATCTTCATAGAGCAgatacctttttcttcttcttttctttgggATCTAGGATTctattctcaaacttataatattgattttgaacgatcaaattgatgaaaacattATAACAGTATGCCATTAAAAGATTAATTATTCAtgtatttcaaacagaaaaaattatttggatgaatatgttaaaattttgatatatttacttGAATACAGATTCACAATTAGGGTGAAGATCTTCATAGAGCAgatacctttttcttcttctttttcttgggaaattttttattatccccgTATCACATTAGGCCTTATTTGTGTCCATTTCTGAATGAGTATGCCTACAGGCCTATTTTTGACAATTGAATCAAGCATCAATTAAACATTTTACCCTGATATATCAAAATGCAGGTCGACCAACACCATTTTTATCTGTTTGATGTGGCATTGCTCAAATTATAATAACTTTCTATAACAGCGTTTGTGTTTGCAATTCATGTTTTGTTGATTGTGGAATTGTATTAATGGTGAAAAtattaatctttcaaatatttattaacaaatcatgaatataacttcaaaaacaacttcaaggtttgagagaattaattctgtcagcaaaagattttgaggtttcatgagaaaaatattcgcgaattatcattatatttcgTTTCTTAGTTgaacttttcaatatttaacctaaataatgtcataaaaaatatgtttcttatttttgatCAGTTATAAAAGTACTTAAGAACTCAATTTAAGCATTATACTATTACTTACTAAATAGGTTTAATAATTCCCTGAATGACTGTTATTATTAGATGAATAACATCAGTTTGATGTCTTCTAAgtattcaaaatgttttttaagtcaaactattataaatatcttaCTTTTGAATCTTCTAATTATTCTTAGTACATTTGGACGTAATAAGCCGTGTAGTTTATTGTATTTTTAATAgggaaatatcaaattgttttcaaaaatgtgaATTCAAGTCGAATCATGTtgacataatttttattgaattatattaacAACCAGTTTTCCAAAAATCGTTAACTACCTACTTTTATGTTGAAAGACTTGAAATTCCTGTACTGatgtgaatttttctttcagatatattttagaGGGTTACAACGGTTGATTGTAGAATTGTATTAATGgcgaaaatattaatctttcaaatatttatttacaaaacatgaacataacttCAAAAACAACTTCAAGGTTTAAGGGAATTAATTCTGTCAGCAaaagattttgaatttgtttaatctttattagtcaattatttttgacataatATGTACATATGTACATTCATGAAAGACATGTTACATGCaaagtaaaatataaaatatgtccCATTCTACATTCCACACTACActgtattttgtaaaatatttgagaataaaaCTACTCTTTTTGCGATAAAAACAGACGTTAATACATATGTGCTTTCAACACTGTCAGTTAAACAAAACAATTAGCATTTTAGACCGTCGTATTGCCGTGAAACCCCGAGGGGGACCACCTAACAGTATAGGTGAATCCTAGACGCGTTTCGTATAATGCGAATTTTTTCGGTTAATcgggattttatttttcaatagtttgtTTCGGATTTTGGAAAATCGCGATTCGTATAATCGGGATTGTACTGTATATCTGATTCAATTCATCACACCGGTAcaattaaacattttaaaaaagaattaaactGTCTTATCTTATCTGATGAAGTCACattcatttcaagaattattcatctaataataaattagatagttaaaaattcttagaaatgccaataacctcattaggtaagccattatatatatatggcaaataaacattttaaaagtaGGTACTTAAGATCTCAAAAGAGGAaacgtcaaacttttgttggttacctGATGATGTCACGGTCATTAAAGCTAACagtgtattcgactggctgcaccaatgcgaaataaatcgaattttttcagTGCTAAATGACGTAATTAGTTCGAATTGATTCGCTCTGGTGCAGCCTGTCAATACGCTATAAGATGCAtagggttttctatgcatcttaattaaAGTataatttaactttctaatagctATCTCAGATATCCATGATAATTtgagaataaactaaatttaggTTCTGTTACTAGCAAATACTTGTTGTTTAAGGGtcagcaatgaataaataatacgaaaaaaaattattaataacataaacaattttaaaatacttgaaaaaaagtctaaattgatttttgcttatctgatgacgtcatgGTTATTAAAACATTATTTAATTATCTACCAATAGATAGTAAACTCTTTCAAGCACACAGAATCTCCATTGAAATATAACCTGAAAGCacagccaaattttttttttattttctaaatatttcTTTAGTGATTATTGGTAAAGGGGCAATAGAATGAAACGTAGTACAAtcaaaaacagatttttttctaCTGAAGTACAGTTTTTGAGGTGGTATATCTTATGTACCACCATGCAATATAAGAAACTCATAacagtatcgaaaatattgaagttgaataaaaaatttttaatttgcatGATACTCAGCAAAACAGATTTTAGATTTTGACAGACATAATGGTACACTACAAGTTTTTTGTACTACAATGGTCACATCTTCTTCTGGATGCGTATATCGGCATGTGcgaattatatttgttttttatttctggatgcacggaaggaaattgaaattgttcgaTAAATATCGATACTTTCATTTCAGATACTATCGAtagtcgatattttcaataccgcTACATGTATATTATCTATATTTAAGAGTATCAAATTCGCTATTTCTTAATATTTCGCACTATGATTTCGACCTCACGAAACTTATTATACTTTTTCATTCGGTATTatctctcaaaattatttcattaaaaactctagttccattagtcgaaaatcctgatttagcggactcaaaaataaatatgtagagcagttttgaaattctacacatcgaaaataaaaagttaactaACTAAATCAAATCCTCTACATGCTatgactaagatgtctaaaaacatggtgtatgcactcgtcaatttttgaatgcaatgacattcgaccaaattgagaatattagtttgaatttcaaattgcgAGTAATGCCAAATattataaacacagcagttcggttcgaataatctatgttctaacctaaaattttcatttacagtttacactgttattgttataagatatttgttatgaaatgaagcatttaatttgttccaactatcagccatcagtatgaaaatatggaaatatgtaaaatattctggctctgtaatcaatggaaaatgttagactccacttgtaatcaaatttgttcttaatgtgtacctacattatagccaactttactacttaattcatcttgattttggcattgaaaataaatgagaagtattcaatataaatatccacaatagaatattatcctgtttctttcaactcgcctaatttgtttatttcatactgatacattACAAAGGAATAAATGCTTAGTTACCGTAACTATAAACATTGTCATAACTCCCTTGGGAGTTAAACAGGGCAGTTATAGATCTTTAACTCCCTCTAAAGTGTTCACAAAAACAAACCGACATTTGTcgaatttaccactaaagttgTTACCCGAATTGCAAGGATTTTCTATTAAACGGTTGTCAATGTTGATGACTGTATTCAAACATGAAGTTGTTTCCCTTCTTTCATCTGACATGCCAACTAACAGtcttgcagttttgtttttcaattccatgCTGTCGGCCAAATACCCTTCTGCCACCGTTGAACTTCGCCATCCATCATGTCTCTTCAATGTTGTCATATTTGCTCCTGCATTGACCAAGGCAGTCGCAGAAGTCCTTCGCAGACAATGTCCTGTGAATGTTTCTGGATACGGCAATTCCAAAAAACTAGCAAAGAAATTTGTCATATTCCTTTTTGTACTTAAGTTCCGACTTTGTTGGTAGTAGTACGGAACGAGCTTTTTCAGCCTTTTCCAACAAATCTCTTGAAATCTCAATTCTCTCTGAGTTTGCATTCATTTTCACTAATTTGAATATGATGAGAAACACGATATGACAAATATCTACAATGTTGTCAGTGACATTTCCATGGCAACCATGCCTACTTAATTCTTAATAAAGATAATTCgttttgttctgaaaaccaaaacaatttggtttttatatttcatgcagtatgaaataaaattaattatctatcttgtGAGTTATTGGATTTTAACCACCTCGGGCAACGCAACAATCCCTCGGGACTTACGTCCCTCGGGATTGAAATCTGTTGCCCTCTGTGGTTAAAACCCTCATAACTCCcttgatacataaataactatttcacattaaaacaattatggccctcttggaagtatgtcaatcatatgctcttaggatgaatttatggaatagcaaaagaataaaagtattcaatctcaatcacatgaaaatttgtctagtggtatgtttcgatgtgagtttgaatgacccgaagaagaagtattgttcgatagcagcagtctttagtgggaaatgattgttgtcattataatggaactattttgtgaaaacttttttaaacacgggctttatgaataatctggacttttcaaaaagaatgttgattttagtgaagtatcttcttattatcagagctgtgccaaagctcagtaatttgtaatcaaatcgaggagttgaggtgagcttattcaaataacttcattttcaaactaagttggctagtacttcaattctaaaatctgagacatgacatcatagtaaatattcatttctgtggtttttttttccacaacagaacagagttgcattcagccaaagtacccaattttttgaatttcacagataatttttttttaagatcaagttattcgaaaacggcgctttgtacgagaaaatatgaagaatacttttatttttcaaattagccaaatattcttcaatgaacgttcaaattactcttaagagttggtttcttcgaatttctggtatttttatgggatgtaatgttcataataaagaaacagaagaatgtgtatggaatcttgtgttcggagagtAATAGCTTTTTCTGCTTCAGAAGTCGACTGAAAAAGGCGTCTGCTCGAAGGATAGGACTTCATAATCGGGATGCTTTCGCAAAGCGCCAGACCTTGGAGGCTGGTGGTAGGTCGGCTTGGAAGAATTTGCCACGGAGAACTCAAAGGATGGAGCTGGTTGCTTAGCAAGAAGAACCTGCTGAAGGCCTCTCAACATCTTAAGGAATTGTGTACACAGTGTGCCTTTATGTATCCGTCTTCGGTGCCCTGCATCCTTAGCGCTTGCCTGGTCAGTCTGGAGCCAGATACCACCTTGAGGTGAGTTTGTCATAGAGAacattagaaattttaaaatttggtttaggtaattctaaaaatattttttgtgaggtaatataaataacttaatatctcccattttttatggatgaatgagatgtcactttgacatgttatacatatacagggtgagtctttgacttgtacatatattttaacccaagattcctgaggtcaaaagaaacacttttttcctttaccattttttccgattcggcccggttaaaaagatacaggcttttaaaaatcgttgaaaaaatgtgattttcggctatatctcataaatggttgtatcgaaggaaatgatttttgaaatatagcttttttttgatgtgatacatcttatccgaacacaagattccatacacattcttccgtttctttattatgaacattataTCCCAtagaaataccagaaattcgaagaaaccaactcttaagagtaatttgaacgttcattgaagaatatttggctaatttgaaaaataaaagtattcttcatgttttctcgtacaaagcgccgttttcgaataacttgatcttaaaaaaaaaattatctgtgaaattcaaaaaattgggtactttggctgaatgcaactctgttctgttgtggaaaaaaaaccacagaaatgaatatttactatgatgtcatgtctcagattttagaattgaagtactagccaacttagtttgaaaatgaagttatttgaatgagctcacctcaactcttctatttgattacaaattactgagctttgacacagctcttataataagaagatacttcattaaaatcaacattctattttgaaaagtccagatttcccataaagcccatgtttaaaaaagttttcataaaATAGTCCCACTATAATGACAAtggtcaatatcccactaaagactgctgctatcgaacaatactgtattcttcgagggtcattcaaactcacaccgaaacataccactaagtacatactagacaaattttcatgtgattgaggtaaaatacttttattcttttgctattccataaattcatcctagagcatatgattgacatacttccaagagtgccataattgttttaatatgaaaacaaatgggtgagttgaaagaaacaggatattcaactgtggatatttatattgaatacttctcatttattttcaatggcaaaatcaagatgaatcaagtagtagagttgactataatgtaggtacatattaaagaacaaatttgattacaagtggagtctaacattttccattgattacagagccataaaacttcatttccatattttcacactgatggctccaaaaatattgaagcagatcattatttttatttttatgagatagttggagcaaatcaaatgcttcatttcataaaggaattactttctatcagaatgcacacttatttattttgtatccacacaattattttggaaattgtttttaaatttctcgaaaatatgtatggaacttcaatattctgttggattcttcaaatcttcgatgattttcatttcatgctaaccataatatcaaataaaatatcataataaaaaCAACAGTGTAATCTCActgttaataaatattttaggttagaacatagattattcgaactgctgtgtttaaatttgcaacactcgaaatttgaggttcaaacttaaaaccacagactactagcacagattactagttagtctgtgttagaactcagatgaatattatttatttgagaatgtgaggttaaatTGTAcgtaatgaaataaacaacgatatattataaatgcgatataataaatgaatggatataaattatgaatatcagagctaagctaatatgggtggtaatTCGttgtgattatcgaaaatgaaatagaaaatcaacagaaaaacatttaatctttatcgtcaatgaaattgggataactcatttattgtattataaatactactttgttcaacaaatggaatgttaaagtgagtttatgatgattttccaatctagtagcttatttccaaggttcaaactgtatatcttatacttgcgaaaacttcagtgttccggttaccaggggtgaattgactcattatgaaaatttaaaatggctatatctttttaacagggccgaatcggaaaaaatggtaaatgaaaaaagtgtttcttttgacctcaagaatcttcggttaaaatatatgtacaagtcaaagactcaccctgtatgttgaactcatggaagaatgtcaatgccttctgcacttgtattataaaaaatatttgcattaaaaataaacttaaatCCATGCGCATTTCTAAGACATACTGTGAAGCTCtgatatatacataaaaaaagaCATTTAATCAGAAATTGGTGGTTACCACAAATATCCGCTTTATCTTGgtgaacaaattttttattatccccgTATCACATTAGGCCTTCTTTGTGTCCATTTCTGAATGAGCATGCCTATTCTTGACTATTGGATCAAGCGAAATCAATTCTAATTCAAATGCCATATATGGCtgagattatttttgaaatatattattattgttttattcagaacattcatctacatttttaatcaaatgacGCTTCATCAGTTAGCTTTAGGGGGATtgggatgaagaaaaatttttaaataatttaaatatattacattttatttacacaatatttattcaatgtcaatgattatatcaaagatccttacaaaattatacaattaaaaaaaagaaaaccttccggatGGAATCGATGAATCATGATTCATCGATTCGATTTCATGTCAAATATCCGGAAGGTTTTCTCTATTATCAGTGATGTCCTACATAAGGGGCAGGACTCATTTGAATGCGCAACCCATTCCTGCAAGCACTCCTTATGATAACAGTGTACGCATCCCGTGAGGTATATGTCTCCTGATATGTCGCTGAGACAAACGCTACATTCTCCATCTAGCACgcccctagaaaaaaaaaaatatacgtattaatttgttgtttgataggtacaatatgattattattcatttcatacacatttcTAACacatatagaataaaaattacacAGGTACAGTGCAATtatgatatttcaagaattgttaaaaaaatttgatgtaaaTCCTTACCTTTTCATAGATTCTATCACTGTTCTATTAAGTTCCTCCTctgttaaattataattaacagGGATGAAACAAATTGCGTCGAATAAATTTTCAGACAttgtgaatttaaattaaacactGTTCTACTAACTTCTACTAAGTTTAGCAAGACACTGAATGAAAACATAGGGAGAACAGAACCATGAAGCTAAAGATCTTCATAGAGCAgatacctttttcttcttcttttctttgggATCTAGGATTctattctcaaacttataatattgattttgaacgatcaaattgatgaaaacattATAACAGTATGCCATTAAAAGATTAATTATTCAtgtatttcaaacagaaaaaattatttggatgaatatgttaaaattttgatatatttacttGAACACAGATTCACAATTAGGGTGAAGATCTTCATAGAGCAgatacctttttcttcttctttttcttgggaaattttttattatccccgTATCACATTAGGCCTTATTTGTGTCCATTTCTGAATGAGTATGCCTACAGGCCTATTTTTGACAATTGAATCAAGCATCAATTAAACATTTTACCCTGATATATCAAAATGCAGGTCGACCAACACCATTTTTATCTGTTTGATGTGGCATTGCTCAAATTATAAAGGACACTTTCTATAACAGCGTTTGTGTTTGCAATTCATGTTTTGTTGATTGTGGAATTGTATTAATGgcgaaaatattaatctttcaaatatttattaacaaaTCATGAATATAACTTCAaggtttgagagaattaattctgtcagcaaaagattttgaggtttcatgagaaaaatattcgcgaattatcattatatttcgTTTCTTAGTTgaacttttcaatatttaacctaaataatgtcataaaaaatatgtttcttatttttgatCAGTTATAAAAGTACTTAAGAACTCAATTTAAGCATTATACTATTACTTACTAAATAGATAGttaaataattcttgaaattttttcttaaactttAAAACTATCCGT
This window contains:
- the LOC123682382 gene encoding probable E3 ubiquitin-protein ligase XERICO; amino-acid sequence: MSENLFDAICFIPVNYNLTEEELNRTVIESMKRGVLDGECSVCLSDISGDIYLTGCVHCYHKECLQEWVAHSNESCPLCRTSLIIEKTFRIFDMKSNR